Proteins co-encoded in one Bacillus infantis NRRL B-14911 genomic window:
- a CDS encoding NCS2 family permease, with the protein MKMLNQLFQLDANETSFKKEVMAGAIGFFTIVYIIAVNSLILSEAGIPLEAAIMATIITSVVGCFLMGFWANVPILLVPGMGINALFSYTLVQSMGLSWQEALAVVFVSGMVFAFVAFSRFAGSLSAAIPQSLKEAITVGLGLFLMLIGLEKGGIVEKGTNSLIALGNLGDPQVLATIITFLLAIVLFMRNVPGNFLITVAAGTLIALLFGNIDVSQAKESSFSFGDYLDVFGAMSFESFFSITFWVAVFSLTMVLVFENIGLVHGHVSFIGKPERFKRAFQANSVSALLSGLFGTSPTVSTVESAASMAAGGRTGLTTVATGLLFMLSAFFIPVIKLIPNSAIAPILIIIGGLMLQNIRNLDMKDMSESFPAFFIIAMIPFTYSIADGIAVGFILYPILKIAIGRAKEVSVALYVIAGLFLANFVFHVIS; encoded by the coding sequence ATGAAAATGCTAAATCAATTATTCCAGCTTGATGCCAATGAAACAAGCTTCAAGAAGGAAGTGATGGCGGGTGCTATCGGCTTTTTTACCATTGTGTATATCATAGCCGTCAATTCGCTCATCCTTTCGGAAGCCGGAATACCTTTGGAAGCTGCCATCATGGCAACCATCATCACGTCAGTTGTCGGCTGCTTCCTGATGGGATTCTGGGCGAATGTACCGATCCTTCTTGTGCCTGGAATGGGAATCAATGCCCTGTTTTCTTACACACTCGTGCAGTCTATGGGGCTTTCATGGCAGGAAGCGCTGGCGGTTGTATTTGTTTCCGGAATGGTATTTGCATTCGTTGCTTTTTCGCGTTTTGCAGGAAGCCTGAGTGCAGCCATTCCGCAGTCGCTTAAGGAAGCTATCACTGTAGGCCTTGGGTTATTCCTGATGCTGATTGGGCTTGAAAAGGGCGGCATTGTGGAAAAAGGCACCAACTCGCTCATTGCTTTAGGCAATCTGGGAGATCCGCAGGTGCTGGCGACGATCATTACATTCCTGCTGGCAATAGTTCTGTTTATGCGGAATGTCCCGGGAAATTTTCTGATCACTGTTGCTGCGGGGACGCTCATTGCCTTGCTGTTCGGAAATATTGATGTATCGCAGGCAAAAGAATCTTCTTTTTCTTTTGGCGATTATCTGGATGTTTTCGGGGCAATGTCCTTTGAAAGCTTCTTTTCCATAACGTTCTGGGTGGCAGTATTCTCGCTGACCATGGTCCTGGTGTTTGAAAATATCGGCCTGGTTCACGGCCATGTTTCGTTCATCGGCAAGCCGGAACGTTTCAAGCGGGCTTTTCAGGCAAATTCCGTATCTGCACTGCTTTCCGGCCTTTTCGGAACAAGTCCGACGGTTTCGACCGTCGAAAGTGCAGCCAGCATGGCTGCAGGAGGCAGGACTGGGCTTACGACAGTGGCTACAGGGCTTCTGTTCATGCTTTCAGCTTTCTTCATTCCGGTAATCAAGCTGATTCCTAACAGTGCGATTGCCCCTATCCTCATCATCATCGGCGGATTGATGCTCCAAAATATCCGCAATCTTGATATGAAGGATATGAGTGAAAGCTTTCCTGCGTTCTTCATCATAGCGATGATTCCTTTTACCTACAGCATCGCAGACGGAATAGCCGTCGGGTTCATCCTGTATCCGATCCTCAAGATCGCGATCGGAAGGGCGAAGGAAGTCTCCGTCGCACTGTATGTAATCGCAGGACTATTCCTGGCAAACTTCGTTTTTCATGTCATCAGCTGA
- the ribE gene encoding riboflavin synthase, translating into MFTGLIEEVGRVEQIVHQGKTLKLSISAGRILEDAGIGDSIAVNGVCLTITDFTERKFSADVMPETYHSTSLAELKRNSPVNLERAMKAGGRFGGHLVSGHIDARGRIIRKRHEENAIYYEIEVPEEWSHLPVDKGSIAVDGVSLTIFEAGASSLTVSLIPHTAGHTILGGKEAGETVNLEFDMLGKYIYSFMNKAAAKPEKKTVSEALLRENGFL; encoded by the coding sequence ATGTTCACAGGATTAATTGAGGAAGTCGGCAGGGTTGAACAGATTGTCCACCAGGGTAAAACTTTAAAGCTCAGCATATCCGCCGGCAGGATACTTGAAGATGCGGGGATTGGCGACAGCATTGCCGTAAATGGCGTTTGCCTGACAATCACTGATTTTACCGAGAGAAAATTCAGCGCTGATGTTATGCCTGAAACATACCATTCTACCAGCCTTGCCGAATTGAAGCGCAATAGCCCTGTAAATCTTGAAAGAGCCATGAAAGCTGGCGGCCGATTTGGGGGGCATTTGGTATCAGGGCATATAGATGCCAGAGGCAGGATCATTAGAAAAAGGCATGAAGAAAATGCCATCTATTATGAAATCGAAGTGCCGGAGGAATGGTCCCATTTGCCAGTGGACAAAGGTTCCATAGCTGTAGATGGTGTTTCGCTGACCATTTTTGAAGCGGGAGCTTCTTCCCTGACAGTCTCGCTTATTCCCCATACCGCAGGTCATACGATCCTGGGAGGGAAGGAAGCAGGGGAAACTGTGAATCTTGAGTTTGATATGCTTGGGAAATATATTTACAGCTTTATGAATAAGGCTGCCGCCAAGCCGGAAAAGAAAACTGTTTCAGAGGCGCTTCTGAGGGAAAACGGCTTTTTGTGA
- a CDS encoding bifunctional 3,4-dihydroxy-2-butanone-4-phosphate synthase/GTP cyclohydrolase II, which translates to MFNTIEDAIAELKKGRPVIVSDDEDRENEGDLVALAEFAGPETINFMAKEGRGLICMPVTEELAVRLGLHPMVDVNTDSHGTAFTVSVDYKETKTGISAFERAQTIEKLLDESSVPEDFARPGHVFPLISKEGGVLRRAGHTEAAVDLARLAGAKPAGVICEIMKDDGSMALVDDLKEMAEKFNLKMITIKDLIEYRLEHDSLVKREAEISLPTEYGQFKAVGYTNKLDGKEHIALVKGEISEEEPVLLRVHSECLTGDVFGSNRCDCGPQLEAALKQIEEAGSGILLYMRQEGRGIGLINKMKAYKLQEEGYDTVEANHMLGFKDDLRDYGIGAQILRDLGVRKMRLLTNNPRKIAGLEGYGLEVSERVQLQLPSKKDNENYMKTKKTKLGHMLTF; encoded by the coding sequence ATGTTCAATACAATCGAAGACGCTATTGCAGAACTAAAGAAAGGCCGGCCTGTGATTGTAAGTGATGATGAAGACCGGGAAAACGAAGGCGATCTGGTTGCTCTTGCTGAGTTTGCCGGGCCGGAAACCATTAACTTCATGGCAAAGGAGGGGAGGGGTCTGATTTGCATGCCAGTAACAGAGGAGCTTGCAGTCAGGCTCGGCCTCCATCCCATGGTTGATGTTAATACAGACAGCCATGGTACAGCTTTCACAGTCAGTGTTGATTATAAGGAGACGAAGACAGGCATCAGCGCATTTGAAAGGGCACAGACCATCGAAAAACTTCTCGATGAAAGCTCGGTTCCTGAAGATTTTGCCCGTCCTGGACATGTATTTCCTTTGATTTCCAAAGAAGGCGGTGTCCTAAGGAGGGCAGGCCATACAGAGGCGGCAGTTGACCTGGCTCGTCTGGCCGGGGCAAAGCCAGCAGGAGTCATCTGTGAAATCATGAAGGACGATGGCTCCATGGCATTAGTGGATGACCTGAAAGAAATGGCCGAGAAATTCAATCTAAAGATGATTACTATCAAAGACCTGATAGAGTACCGTCTTGAACATGATTCTCTCGTTAAAAGAGAGGCGGAGATATCGCTTCCTACTGAGTATGGACAATTCAAAGCGGTTGGCTATACAAATAAACTGGATGGCAAAGAGCATATTGCCCTTGTAAAGGGAGAAATTTCAGAAGAGGAGCCTGTGCTTCTGAGGGTGCATTCAGAATGCCTGACCGGAGATGTGTTTGGTTCGAACCGCTGTGACTGCGGCCCTCAGCTTGAAGCAGCCCTCAAGCAAATAGAAGAAGCCGGGTCAGGTATTCTCCTGTATATGCGCCAGGAGGGAAGGGGCATTGGCCTTATCAATAAAATGAAGGCTTACAAGCTGCAGGAGGAAGGCTATGACACAGTGGAGGCCAACCACATGCTCGGATTCAAGGATGATCTCCGTGATTACGGGATAGGTGCACAGATACTCCGGGACCTGGGCGTAAGGAAGATGCGCCTCCTGACGAATAACCCCAGAAAAATCGCCGGCCTTGAAGGGTATGGGCTGGAAGTATCAGAAAGGGTACAGCTTCAGCTTCCGTCTAAAAAAGATAATGAAAACTATATGAAAACCAAAAAAACAAAATTAGGTCATATGCTGACTTTTTAA
- a CDS encoding DNA ligase D: MKPMLPSLTFDAPDAKGWFYEVKYDGFRAILEWNEKGLSLTSRNGKPLLELFPEIRSFLEDNLQLFHPFLPLQLDGELVYLENKHKAHFGSIQVRGRMRSEMRILEKARQSPCRLLIFDALKLKGKSLSALGYRERKAALENFFTSAKLPLEPDEKSTKLLQMIPGNDDFKNLWEQVILHDGEGIVAKQEKSKWEEGKRSTLWQKYKNWKYVSCFITAYEKSNGYFYAGVYDGGRIHPIGQFIFGLKPDEKKALMDTIKNNKREEDDRFVYVNPGICTELKYLEIYDGQMREPHFHQFRFDLKPEQCTYSQFAEQQKNLPDDVDITHPDKPIWETPALKKIDFIHYLREISPYMLPFLKDRLLTVIRYPHGIFGEPFYQKNAPDYTPEFVETKMSDGINYIVCNNLKTFLWLGNQLAFEFHIPFQTIKSKGPSEIVFDLDPPSRDAFTLAIKAAIMIKEVLDHLNLTSFVKTSGNKGIQVYIPLPDNAYTYDDTRLFTSFIADYLISKEPDLFTTERMKKNRGGRLYVDYIQHAEGKTIVAPYSARGNQYAGIAAPLFWEEVNDRLRMEEFRVDNVVKRVNKLGDPLQGYFAAKDLQAFSPVLEFLNAEKKT, encoded by the coding sequence ATGAAACCGATGCTTCCGAGCCTTACCTTTGATGCGCCGGATGCCAAAGGATGGTTTTATGAAGTCAAATACGATGGATTCCGGGCCATCCTTGAGTGGAATGAAAAGGGGCTTTCTCTGACAAGCAGAAATGGCAAACCGCTGCTTGAACTTTTTCCCGAAATCAGATCGTTCCTTGAAGATAACCTTCAGCTGTTTCATCCTTTCCTGCCTCTTCAATTGGATGGAGAGCTTGTTTATTTAGAAAATAAACATAAAGCCCATTTTGGTTCTATCCAAGTAAGGGGGAGAATGCGTTCAGAAATGAGGATTCTGGAAAAAGCCAGGCAATCCCCATGCCGCTTATTGATTTTTGATGCATTAAAGCTTAAAGGGAAGAGCTTATCAGCACTGGGCTACAGGGAGAGAAAGGCAGCATTGGAGAATTTCTTCACTTCAGCAAAGCTCCCGCTTGAACCTGACGAAAAAAGCACAAAGCTTCTCCAAATGATACCTGGAAATGATGATTTCAAAAATCTGTGGGAACAAGTAATCCTTCATGATGGCGAAGGAATTGTGGCGAAACAGGAGAAAAGCAAATGGGAGGAAGGCAAACGCTCAACTCTGTGGCAAAAGTATAAAAACTGGAAATATGTTTCGTGTTTTATCACAGCCTATGAAAAATCCAATGGTTATTTCTATGCAGGCGTGTATGATGGCGGAAGGATCCACCCGATCGGCCAATTTATATTCGGGCTAAAGCCTGATGAAAAAAAGGCCCTTATGGACACAATCAAAAACAACAAAAGGGAAGAAGATGACAGATTTGTTTATGTAAATCCAGGCATTTGTACAGAACTAAAGTACCTGGAGATATATGACGGACAGATGCGCGAGCCCCATTTCCACCAATTCCGCTTTGACCTGAAGCCTGAACAGTGCACCTACAGCCAGTTTGCCGAACAGCAGAAGAATCTGCCTGATGATGTAGACATCACACATCCTGACAAGCCCATCTGGGAAACACCCGCCCTTAAGAAGATAGACTTCATCCATTATCTGCGGGAAATTTCCCCATATATGCTTCCATTTTTAAAAGATCGACTTCTTACCGTCATCAGGTATCCGCACGGTATTTTCGGGGAACCATTTTACCAAAAAAACGCACCGGACTATACACCTGAGTTTGTTGAAACAAAAATGTCAGATGGAATTAATTATATTGTCTGCAATAACCTTAAGACATTTCTCTGGCTCGGCAATCAGCTTGCCTTTGAATTTCATATACCATTTCAGACCATCAAAAGCAAAGGACCGTCCGAAATCGTCTTCGATCTGGATCCGCCGTCCCGGGACGCGTTCACCCTTGCGATTAAGGCCGCCATTATGATAAAAGAAGTGCTCGATCATCTTAACCTCACATCATTTGTAAAAACATCCGGGAATAAAGGGATTCAGGTTTATATCCCGCTTCCTGACAATGCCTACACATATGATGATACACGCCTGTTCACTTCTTTCATTGCTGACTATCTGATATCCAAAGAACCGGACCTTTTCACAACTGAAAGAATGAAGAAAAACCGGGGCGGCAGACTTTATGTTGATTATATTCAGCATGCAGAGGGAAAGACGATCGTGGCACCATATTCAGCCAGAGGCAACCAGTATGCCGGTATCGCGGCACCGCTGTTTTGGGAAGAAGTCAATGACCGGCTCAGGATGGAAGAGTTCCGGGTAGATAATGTGGTAAAACGGGTCAACAAACTGGGAGACCCGCTGCAAGGCTATTTTGCCGCAAAAGATCTGCAGGCTTTTTCACCGGTGCTTGAATTTTTGAATGCAGAAAAAAAGACCTGA
- a CDS encoding EcsC family protein yields MQETKQELQSELQKCQEWEADQSGLWFWEKIGRLPFKVLDKLTPAIIQKKMGVMLDELGSYIQTGGSYLSTSNSIKSYYPGRNVNTLEDTAVLSIKEMDGAAEKLTGSRKKLAAIQGAGTGFGGLFTLSLDIPVLLGMQLKTLQDIAICYGYDPKSKKERLFIVKALQFVSADIVGKQAILRQLSDIDSPEEDVQREIASEIQGWREVVFAYRDQFGWKKLFQMVPIAGLVFGAFINRSAVGDIGEAGMMLYRKRKIKERLQAASSDILPTDTEERLP; encoded by the coding sequence ATGCAGGAGACCAAACAAGAGCTGCAGTCTGAGCTGCAGAAATGCCAGGAATGGGAAGCTGATCAAAGCGGCCTATGGTTTTGGGAAAAAATCGGCAGGCTCCCATTTAAGGTGCTGGACAAGCTGACCCCGGCCATCATTCAAAAAAAGATGGGTGTTATGCTTGATGAGCTCGGCAGCTATATACAGACGGGCGGCAGCTATTTAAGCACCTCTAATTCCATTAAATCTTATTATCCGGGGCGGAATGTAAATACTCTTGAAGATACTGCTGTACTTTCAATCAAGGAGATGGACGGAGCAGCAGAAAAGCTGACAGGCTCCAGGAAGAAGCTTGCAGCCATTCAGGGGGCAGGGACAGGGTTTGGAGGATTGTTTACTTTAAGCCTTGATATTCCAGTTCTTCTCGGGATGCAGCTGAAGACCCTTCAGGATATTGCCATCTGCTATGGCTATGATCCGAAAAGCAAGAAAGAACGACTGTTCATCGTCAAGGCGCTGCAATTTGTATCTGCTGACATCGTTGGCAAGCAGGCTATTCTCAGGCAGCTTTCCGACATCGATTCGCCGGAAGAGGATGTACAGCGGGAAATCGCATCTGAGATCCAGGGATGGCGTGAAGTTGTCTTTGCTTATCGTGATCAGTTTGGCTGGAAGAAGCTTTTTCAGATGGTGCCGATTGCAGGGCTTGTCTTCGGTGCATTCATCAACCGCTCAGCAGTCGGGGATATCGGGGAAGCGGGCATGATGCTTTACAGAAAGAGGAAGATCAAGGAACGCCTGCAGGCAGCATCATCTGATATTTTGCCGACAGATACAGAAGAAAGGCTTCCATGA
- a CDS encoding TlpA disulfide reductase family protein: MKKFLLVAGIILLALFVIDKTFLKDKGVVNKVLPAEKYERLENPEEIAVGIEPGNKAPDFTLTDLEGKTVSLSDYKGKRVFLNFWASWCPPCKAEMPDMQELYEEKAIGDFEILAVNMTFIEKNKGDEMDFVKDHGLTFPIPLDVKGQVMGEYEIMAYPTSFFIDSDGIIRSRVMGAVDKDFIEKESKRLP, from the coding sequence ATGAAAAAGTTTCTTCTTGTTGCAGGGATCATTTTGCTGGCTTTATTCGTTATTGATAAGACGTTCTTAAAGGATAAAGGGGTCGTAAACAAGGTGCTGCCGGCTGAAAAATATGAAAGGCTGGAGAATCCGGAGGAAATAGCGGTGGGGATTGAACCGGGCAATAAAGCACCGGACTTTACTCTGACTGATTTAGAGGGAAAAACAGTGAGCCTCAGTGATTATAAAGGCAAGAGGGTTTTTCTTAATTTTTGGGCAAGCTGGTGCCCGCCCTGTAAGGCCGAAATGCCTGATATGCAGGAGCTTTACGAAGAAAAAGCAATCGGGGATTTTGAAATCTTGGCTGTCAACATGACATTTATTGAAAAGAACAAAGGCGATGAAATGGACTTTGTAAAGGACCACGGTCTTACCTTTCCCATTCCGCTTGATGTGAAGGGACAGGTCATGGGGGAGTATGAGATTATGGCTTATCCGACCAGCTTTTTTATAGATTCTGACGGAATTATCAGAAGCAGGGTTATGGGCGCTGTGGATAAGGATTTTATAGAGAAAGAAAGCAAAAGGCTTCCATGA
- a CDS encoding RNA-binding protein, which yields MQDYKFKFFISRVEELESANGITEKTAFVDTRILYGEQEIYKGSIRVRFNDHGTFPNPADIMAAVSQKSLRQLLAAEAKRYVKPQRRWL from the coding sequence ATGCAGGATTATAAGTTCAAATTTTTCATCAGCAGGGTTGAAGAGCTCGAATCAGCAAATGGGATAACAGAAAAAACAGCTTTTGTTGATACGAGGATCCTTTACGGTGAACAGGAAATATACAAAGGCTCTATCCGGGTACGCTTCAATGATCATGGTACATTTCCCAACCCTGCGGACATCATGGCTGCTGTATCCCAGAAATCTTTAAGGCAGCTTTTGGCCGCAGAAGCAAAGAGATATGTTAAACCGCAAAGACGGTGGCTCTAA
- a CDS encoding EAL and HDOD domain-containing protein, whose translation MEVFVARQPIFNTKEEVFAYELLYRSSQVNEFPLINGDQATADVIINSFLNIGIDRLSEGKPCFINFTENLLKLRLPTYFRPREIVVEILETVEPSSHLIDICRELKSLGYQIALDDYAFKENNPFSKQLLEYADIIKVDFLASSAGMRERIEREAKKLKLKMVAEKVETRAEFEDARRRGYDYFQGYFFEKPEIVSTYDVPTYFHSYYEMIHNLSTADPSIDLISNLIERDLSLSYKLLRLINSPAFRPKHKINSIRQATVLLGLNEIQKWIYVLAVRESTLEKKAVQKETIRICLIRAKMAESVAVLRKKGALNAQYFLTGMFSMMDSILGASMEDILTDLPLQDEIGDALRGIENPLKDVLDLAVAVEKADWELISEKSRCLDIEENALFRIYADSIAWTNSLLSEESLYI comes from the coding sequence ATGGAAGTCTTTGTTGCGAGGCAGCCGATTTTTAACACTAAGGAAGAAGTATTCGCTTATGAATTGCTGTACAGAAGCAGCCAGGTGAACGAATTCCCCCTTATTAACGGAGACCAGGCGACCGCCGACGTCATTATAAATAGTTTCTTGAATATAGGAATCGACAGGCTGTCCGAAGGCAAACCCTGTTTTATTAATTTTACAGAAAATCTGCTCAAACTCCGGCTCCCGACCTATTTCAGGCCAAGGGAAATTGTTGTGGAAATACTGGAAACGGTAGAGCCCAGCAGCCATCTGATTGATATCTGCCGGGAACTGAAAAGCCTGGGGTATCAGATTGCGCTTGATGATTACGCCTTCAAGGAAAACAATCCTTTTTCAAAGCAGCTGCTAGAGTATGCAGATATTATTAAAGTGGATTTTCTCGCTTCTTCAGCCGGCATGAGGGAGAGGATTGAGCGGGAAGCCAAAAAGCTCAAGCTTAAAATGGTTGCGGAAAAAGTCGAAACAAGAGCTGAGTTTGAGGATGCGAGAAGAAGGGGCTATGATTATTTTCAAGGCTACTTCTTTGAAAAGCCTGAAATTGTATCAACTTATGATGTTCCGACCTATTTTCATTCTTATTACGAAATGATTCATAATCTCTCAACTGCTGATCCAAGCATAGATTTGATATCAAATCTGATTGAAAGAGATTTATCGCTTTCTTATAAGCTGCTTAGGCTGATCAACTCACCGGCTTTCAGGCCAAAGCACAAGATAAACAGTATCAGGCAGGCAACGGTTCTGCTGGGGCTGAATGAAATCCAAAAGTGGATATATGTGCTTGCTGTCAGGGAGTCTACCTTGGAAAAGAAGGCAGTCCAGAAGGAAACAATCAGGATTTGCCTAATAAGGGCGAAGATGGCTGAATCTGTTGCCGTTCTAAGGAAAAAGGGGGCTTTGAATGCGCAGTATTTTTTGACAGGAATGTTTTCAATGATGGACAGCATCCTGGGGGCATCAATGGAGGATATATTGACTGATCTGCCGCTGCAGGATGAAATAGGGGATGCGCTGAGGGGCATCGAAAACCCTCTGAAAGATGTGCTGGATCTTGCGGTTGCTGTTGAGAAGGCTGACTGGGAGCTGATCAGTGAAAAAAGCAGGTGCCTTGATATAGAAGAGAATGCTCTTTTTCGGATATATGCCGATTCTATAGCATGGACCAATAGTCTGCTTTCAGAGGAATCTCTTTACATATAA
- the ribD gene encoding bifunctional diaminohydroxyphosphoribosylaminopyrimidine deaminase/5-amino-6-(5-phosphoribosylamino)uracil reductase RibD, translating into MTDEDYMDLALSLARKTIGQTSPNPCVGAVVVKDGQIAGMGAHLKAGTQHAEVHAIRMADGLARGAEIYVTLEPCSHHGKTPPCADLIIESGIKRVVIASIDPNPIVAGRGIAKLEAAGIEVEVGIRREEAEEINSAFFHFMRTSRPYVTIKAAASFDGKTAANTGDSQWITSPESREDVHRLRHEHDAILTGVNTVIHDNPQLTARLPRGGKNPIRVILDSTLRIPGDAAILHDQKAPVIIFTGSNYDNSKAEQIKALGTELVHFPEEEVPAGKVLEELGTRQILSVFVEGGSEIHASFIKEGLFQQIILYAAPKIIGGRKAVPFIGGEGISSMDQSTPLAFKSAERIGPDLKIIAVPQPEEGHHVHRIN; encoded by the coding sequence ATGACAGATGAAGATTATATGGATCTGGCCCTGTCCCTGGCCAGGAAAACAATCGGGCAGACCAGTCCCAATCCATGTGTCGGCGCCGTTGTGGTAAAAGATGGGCAGATTGCAGGGATGGGGGCTCATTTAAAGGCTGGCACCCAGCATGCTGAAGTCCATGCCATCCGGATGGCGGATGGACTTGCCAGGGGAGCAGAGATCTACGTAACACTCGAACCATGCAGCCATCATGGAAAGACTCCTCCCTGTGCAGACCTGATCATCGAATCGGGGATCAAGAGGGTGGTCATTGCCTCAATAGATCCCAACCCGATTGTCGCCGGCCGCGGGATTGCCAAGCTTGAAGCAGCAGGGATAGAAGTGGAAGTTGGAATCAGGCGGGAAGAAGCGGAAGAAATAAATAGCGCATTCTTTCATTTCATGAGGACCAGCAGGCCATATGTAACGATAAAGGCCGCCGCATCATTCGACGGCAAAACAGCAGCGAACACTGGTGACAGCCAATGGATTACCTCTCCAGAATCCAGGGAAGATGTACACCGGTTAAGACATGAACATGACGCAATATTGACGGGCGTAAACACAGTCATCCATGACAACCCCCAGCTTACCGCCAGACTGCCCCGAGGCGGAAAAAACCCTATTAGAGTAATACTGGATTCCACATTAAGGATCCCCGGTGATGCAGCTATCCTGCATGATCAAAAAGCGCCGGTCATCATTTTTACCGGCAGCAATTATGACAACAGCAAGGCGGAGCAAATCAAAGCTCTGGGCACGGAGCTTGTACATTTTCCTGAGGAAGAGGTGCCAGCAGGCAAGGTGCTTGAGGAATTAGGAACAAGGCAGATTCTTTCTGTCTTTGTTGAAGGCGGTTCTGAAATCCATGCTTCTTTCATTAAGGAAGGGCTATTTCAGCAGATCATTCTGTATGCAGCCCCCAAAATCATAGGGGGAAGAAAAGCTGTCCCATTCATCGGGGGAGAAGGGATCTCTTCAATGGATCAATCCACTCCTTTGGCATTTAAATCGGCCGAACGCATCGGTCCGGACCTGAAAATTATTGCGGTGCCGCAGCCGGAGGAGGGCCATCATGTTCACAGGATTAATTGA
- the ribH gene encoding 6,7-dimethyl-8-ribityllumazine synthase, producing the protein MKKVIEGNLVGTGLKIAIVVSRFNEFITGKLLSGAEDSLKRHGVAEEDVTVVWVPGAFEIPLAAKKMADSGKYDSVITLGTVIRGATPHFDYVSSEVSKGVASISMSSGIPVIFGVLTVDTIEQAIERAGTKAGNKGWEAAAGAIEMGNLYREMAN; encoded by the coding sequence ATGAAAAAAGTGATTGAAGGAAATCTGGTAGGTACTGGGCTTAAAATAGCTATTGTTGTTTCAAGGTTCAATGAATTTATAACCGGGAAGCTTCTGTCTGGAGCAGAGGATAGCTTGAAAAGGCACGGTGTTGCAGAGGAAGATGTAACGGTCGTGTGGGTGCCGGGAGCCTTTGAAATCCCTCTTGCGGCTAAGAAAATGGCCGATTCCGGAAAGTATGACAGCGTCATAACGCTAGGGACTGTCATCAGGGGAGCTACACCGCATTTCGACTATGTAAGCAGCGAAGTATCAAAAGGAGTGGCTTCAATCAGCATGTCAAGCGGAATCCCTGTCATCTTCGGTGTCCTGACTGTCGATACGATTGAACAGGCGATTGAACGTGCCGGAACGAAAGCTGGAAACAAAGGCTGGGAGGCTGCCGCAGGAGCGATAGAAATGGGGAATCTCTACAGGGAAATGGCCAATTAA
- the dapF gene encoding diaminopimelate epimerase, producing the protein MEIEILKCHGSGNDFLLIDEISKDYGFTEEQRRELAIALCRRDSELGADGILFTMKSDKADARMRVFNADGSEASMCGNGLRCVARYVCELFGLKEAIIETMKADLKVEKRPDIFPEIPTYLVEISPVSFQIRDLPLILNQETLKNEKINSLSDSLHFTALAVPNPHLIAVCSKDDIQSDLQKNISEHVNGPNELFPDGVNVSFIKPLKEESIYVRTFERGVGFTNACGTAMSASTLVSCLQGMNKLERPVDVYNNGGKVQCIAHESNGGYTIDLIGNATYMYRVNAYMDSAQPKAFTLGEKEYFESEEEQYRKLQEHASEIIKEYL; encoded by the coding sequence ATGGAAATAGAAATTCTAAAATGCCATGGGTCGGGCAACGACTTTTTGCTGATAGATGAAATATCTAAGGATTATGGGTTTACGGAAGAGCAGCGGCGGGAGCTTGCCATTGCTCTTTGCCGACGGGATTCTGAACTGGGGGCAGACGGGATTCTTTTTACAATGAAGAGTGATAAAGCCGATGCCCGGATGAGGGTTTTCAATGCCGACGGCTCAGAAGCTTCAATGTGCGGCAATGGTCTGCGCTGTGTCGCCCGCTATGTATGTGAATTATTTGGTTTAAAGGAAGCCATCATTGAAACAATGAAAGCGGATTTGAAGGTGGAAAAACGGCCGGATATCTTCCCGGAGATTCCAACCTATCTTGTTGAAATATCACCAGTCTCCTTCCAGATTCGTGATTTGCCGCTAATCCTGAATCAGGAGACATTGAAGAATGAAAAAATAAACTCGCTGTCAGATTCACTTCATTTCACAGCTTTGGCTGTGCCTAATCCGCATCTGATTGCGGTTTGCAGTAAAGATGATATCCAATCAGATCTTCAGAAAAATATCAGTGAACATGTCAATGGCCCGAATGAGCTGTTCCCTGATGGAGTAAATGTAAGCTTCATCAAGCCTCTTAAAGAGGAAAGCATTTACGTGAGGACTTTTGAGCGCGGAGTGGGCTTCACGAATGCCTGCGGAACTGCAATGTCAGCTTCGACCCTGGTATCCTGCCTTCAAGGGATGAATAAGCTTGAAAGGCCGGTGGATGTGTATAATAATGGCGGGAAGGTCCAGTGTATCGCACATGAATCAAATGGCGGTTATACAATCGACCTGATCGGGAACGCCACGTATATGTACCGTGTAAATGCCTATATGGATTCTGCTCAGCCTAAGGCTTTTACATTGGGTGAAAAGGAATATTTTGAGTCAGAAGAAGAACAGTATAGGAAGCTGCAGGAACATGCCAGTGAAATAATAAAAGAATATCTATGA